The Biomphalaria glabrata chromosome 1, xgBioGlab47.1, whole genome shotgun sequence sequence TCATTGTCCAAGACATCGTACAAGTCATCGTCCAAGTCATTGTCCAAGTCATCGTCCAAGTCATTGTCCAAGTCATTGTCCAAGACACTGTCCAAGACACTGTCCAAGAAATTGTCCAAGTCATTGTCCAAGTCATTGTCCAAGTCATTGTCCAAGACATCGTACAAGTCATCGTCCAAGTCATCGTCCAAGTCATTGTCCAAGTCATCGTCCAAGATATCGTCCAAGACATTGTCCAAGACATCGTCCAAGTCATTGTCCAAGACATCGTCCAAGTCATCGTCCAAGACATCGTCCAAGACATTGTCCAAGACATCGTCCAAGACATCGTCCAAGATATCGTCCAAGTCATCGTCCAAGTCATTGTCCAAGTCATTGTCCAAGACACTGTCCAAGACACTGTCCAAGAAATTGTCCAAGTCATCGTCCAAGTCATTGTCCAAGTCATTGTCCAAGACATCGTACAAGTCATCGTCCAAGTCATCGTCCAAGTCATTGTCCAAGTCATCGTCCAAGATATCGTCCAAGACATTGTCCAAGACATCGTCCAAGTCATTGTCCAAGACATCGTCCAAGACATCGTCCAAGACATCGTCCAAGTCATCGTCCAACACATCGTCCAAGACATCGTCCAAGTCATTGTCCAAGTCATCGTCCAAGTCATCGTCCAACACATCGTCCAAGTCATCGTCCAACACATCGTCCAAGACATCGTCCAAGTCATCGTCCAACACATCGTCCAAGACATCGTCCAAGTCATCGTCCAAGTCATCGTCCAACACATCGTCCAAGACATCGTCCAAGTCATTGTCCAAGTCATCGTCCAAGACATCGTCCAAGATATCGTCCAAGTCATCGTCCAAGTCATTGTCCAAGACATCGTCCAAGACATCGTCCAAGATATCGTCCAAGTCATCGTCCAAGTCATTGTCCAAGTCATCGTCCAAGTCATTGTCCAAGACACTGTCCAAGACACTGTCCAAGAAATTGTCCAAGACACTGTCCAAGACACTGCCCAAGACACTGTCCAAGACATCGTTCAAGACATCGTCCAAGTCATCGTCCAAGACATAGTCCAAGACATCGTCCAAGACTT is a genomic window containing:
- the LOC129925413 gene encoding probable serine/threonine-protein kinase dyrk2, yielding MKSSSKTSSKSLSKSSSKSSSKSSSKSLSKTLSKTLSKSSSKSSSKSSSKSSSKTLSKSSSKTSSKSSSKTLSKSSSKTSSKSLSKTSSKSLFKTSSKSSSKSSSKTSSKTLSKTSSKSSSKSSSNTSSKSSSNTSSKTSSKSSSKTSSKTLSKTSSKSSSKSSSNTSSKSSSNTSSKTSSKSSSKTSSKTLSKTSSKSSSKSSSKTSSKTSSKSSSNTSSKTSSKSSSKTSSKISSKSSSKSLSKTSSKSSSKSSSKSLSKTSYKSSSKSLSKSSSKSLSKSLSKTLSKTLSKKLSKSLSKSLSKSLSKTSYKSSSKSSSKSLSKSSSKISSKTLSKTSSKSLSKTSSKSSSKTSSKTLSKTSSKTSSKISSKSSSKSLSKSLSKTLSKTLSKKLSKSSSKSLSKSLSKTSYKSSSKSSSKSLSKSSSKISSKTLSKTSSKSLSKTSSKTSSKTSSKSSSNTSSKTSSKSLSKSSSKSSSNTSSKSSSNTSSKTSSKSSSNTSSKTSSKSSSKSSSNTSSKTSSKSLSKSSSKTSSKISSKSSSKSLSKTSSKTSSKISSKSSSKSLSKSSSKSLSKTLSKTLSKKLSKTLSKTLPKTLSKTSFKTSSKSSSKT